A region of Streptomyces deccanensis DNA encodes the following proteins:
- a CDS encoding cystathionine gamma-lyase, producing the protein MSTENPATGPGEGTRAVRAGLPEPVKHEPTLPGPVFAAHYHLPGEPTGPYAYGRDQNPTWTLLEQAIGELEAPGQDDVETVAFASGMAAISAVLFSQVRSGDVLVLPSDGYNVLPLAGEQLRSYGVEVRSAPTGGDAQLDALDGARLLWIETPSNPGLDVCDVRRLSEAARARGCLVAVDNTLATPLGQRPLDLGADFAVASGTKQLTGHGDVLLGYVAGRDPALMAGVRRWRKIVGAIPGPMEAWLAHRSLATLQLRADRQNVNALAVAEALKGRPEVTGLRYPGLPDDPSHKIASQQMRRYGCVVSFALPTRARADRFLDALRLVDDATSFGGVRSTAERRGRWGGDAVPEGFIRFSAGAEDTDDLVADVLRALAVSTE; encoded by the coding sequence ATGAGCACGGAGAACCCCGCTACGGGTCCCGGCGAGGGCACCCGCGCGGTGCGCGCCGGACTGCCCGAGCCGGTCAAGCACGAGCCCACCCTCCCCGGGCCGGTCTTCGCCGCCCACTACCACCTGCCCGGCGAGCCCACGGGCCCGTACGCCTACGGACGCGACCAGAACCCCACCTGGACCCTTCTGGAACAGGCCATCGGCGAACTGGAGGCCCCCGGGCAGGACGACGTCGAGACGGTCGCCTTCGCCTCCGGCATGGCCGCCATCTCGGCCGTCCTCTTCTCCCAGGTCCGCTCCGGTGACGTCCTCGTCCTGCCGAGCGACGGCTACAACGTGCTTCCGCTGGCCGGCGAGCAGCTGCGGTCGTACGGCGTCGAGGTGCGCAGCGCACCGACGGGCGGCGACGCCCAGCTCGACGCCCTGGACGGCGCCAGGCTGCTGTGGATCGAGACACCCTCGAACCCGGGGCTGGACGTGTGCGACGTGCGGCGGCTCAGCGAGGCGGCCCGCGCGCGGGGGTGCCTCGTGGCCGTCGACAACACCCTGGCGACACCGCTGGGGCAGCGCCCGCTGGATCTGGGTGCCGATTTCGCCGTGGCCAGCGGAACGAAGCAGCTGACCGGTCACGGGGACGTGCTGCTCGGGTACGTCGCCGGGCGTGACCCCGCGCTGATGGCCGGGGTGAGGCGATGGCGCAAGATCGTCGGAGCGATCCCGGGCCCGATGGAGGCCTGGCTGGCCCACCGCTCGCTCGCCACCCTCCAACTGCGTGCGGACCGGCAGAACGTCAACGCCCTTGCCGTGGCCGAGGCGCTCAAGGGTCGGCCCGAAGTCACCGGATTGCGCTATCCCGGGCTGCCCGACGACCCCTCGCACAAGATCGCCTCGCAGCAGATGCGGCGCTACGGGTGCGTGGTGTCGTTCGCGTTGCCCACACGCGCGCGTGCCGACCGTTTCCTCGACGCGCTCCGCCTGGTGGACGACGCCACGAGCTTCGGCGGGGTGCGCTCCACCGCCGAGCGGCGAGGCCGTTGGGGAGGCGACGCGGTGCCGGAGGGCTTCATCCGTTTCTCGGCAGGTGCGGAGGACACCGACGATCTCGTGGCGGACGTGCTGCGGGCGCTCGCAGTCTCTACCGAGTAG
- a CDS encoding cupin domain-containing protein, whose protein sequence is MKAFRLDELEAERAANDGAYLQFLRERNMSVGLYALDAGELDPQKPHGQDEVYLVVSGRASLTVGLETTQVARGSVVYVPAGIAHKFHHITEDLRVVVVFSPPEG, encoded by the coding sequence ATGAAGGCATTCCGCTTGGACGAGCTTGAGGCGGAGCGCGCCGCCAACGACGGTGCCTACCTGCAGTTCCTGCGCGAGCGGAACATGTCGGTCGGCCTGTACGCGCTCGATGCCGGTGAACTCGATCCGCAGAAGCCGCATGGCCAGGACGAGGTGTACCTCGTCGTGAGCGGCCGTGCCTCGCTCACGGTAGGGCTGGAGACGACCCAGGTGGCGCGCGGCAGTGTCGTGTACGTGCCGGCCGGGATCGCCCACAAGTTCCACCACATCACCGAGGACCTGAGGGTCGTGGTGGTGTTCTCTCCGCCGGAGGGCTGA
- a CDS encoding DUF5326 family protein has translation MREILAGMPWWVKWIAVPVIALLVFGGLIVSVVQVVVGLLFKVLVFVALVGGLIYVVRKFTAGSSSRGDW, from the coding sequence ATGCGGGAGATCTTGGCGGGGATGCCGTGGTGGGTGAAGTGGATCGCGGTGCCGGTCATCGCCCTGCTGGTGTTCGGTGGGCTGATAGTCAGCGTCGTCCAGGTCGTGGTGGGCCTGCTCTTCAAGGTGCTGGTCTTCGTGGCCCTGGTCGGTGGACTGATCTACGTCGTCAGGAAGTTCACGGCGGGATCCTCGTCGCGCGGAGACTGGTGA
- a CDS encoding ATP-binding protein: MSGAADRFWGELRRLYEAAGEPPLSRLVKLGKDQRPPLGVGLATIDDWLTGKAIPGQRSERYFKVLIAFLQARVRQEVAYQKLSEGVWLQMLIAARRERSANQGGRPRTRTVQGPRDAPMPTSGPVSLPPDPVGFTGRSGLLEELLVRLAPQRPQHSPVISAIVGMGGAGKTALAVHAAHEARKHGWFPGGILFADLYGYSPSGPQEAGTTAEHLLRALGVADAVIPPTSQGKLDLWRVFLDRLAESESPLLMVLDNAAAAGHVSPLLPGPPHRVIVTSRHNLSALSAHRVELTALPIDEAVELLQEALRATHSEDNRISAHPADAKRLAMLCGRLPLALHIIAALLRDEPDRPLGDQIADLSDARMRMEILQYDDVDEQGRPLSVRAAFDLSYRQLSSDNGELARAFRLLALTPGPEISTETAAALLDRPAVTARRLMVGLTRAHLLEKRQSERWGMHDLIRIYADEHSRALADHDQRKTAIMRLLDHLLSSTRAANSFLEVATDEPVADRFADRYAAVSWLDNEHDCLVAAVTLAEDEDLLTEAALLSLALGVFLNWRRHVQDWLYTAQVAVRATEATGNRHGLATALNNLGLVLRHMRRFDEAIDAHRQAVAIFQELGERQREGGVLHNLGLDLQDARRFDEATETYQQAVQIFREMGDQLEEQKALDARGVALQGLRNFTEAAQLHRRAAFVFHEFGNLPSEASALTNLGVSLMELFLFEESLDAHHRAEEIFEHLDDQYRRATALDNQGTALQGLQDFSRALNLHQQASETFRRIGDQHRLGGSLDNQGTALYRLGRFHEALHVHQEAEQIFGRFGDGHRRARATGNCGASLLKLQRYDESVDTYRKAAGLYKAEGDPYGEAHAMGNLAIAHNERWRSALR, from the coding sequence GTGAGCGGGGCTGCGGATCGGTTCTGGGGTGAACTGCGCCGGTTGTATGAAGCGGCAGGAGAGCCTCCGCTGAGCCGACTGGTCAAGCTTGGCAAAGATCAGCGGCCACCGCTTGGCGTCGGCCTTGCGACCATTGACGACTGGCTGACCGGCAAAGCGATCCCCGGTCAGAGGTCGGAGCGGTACTTCAAGGTGCTGATTGCTTTCCTGCAAGCCCGTGTCCGGCAAGAGGTTGCATACCAAAAACTCTCGGAGGGTGTGTGGCTGCAGATGCTCATTGCAGCCCGACGTGAGCGTTCGGCCAACCAAGGAGGCCGCCCTAGAACTAGAACGGTGCAGGGCCCGCGAGACGCACCCATGCCAACTTCAGGGCCAGTGAGCCTGCCACCTGACCCAGTGGGTTTCACCGGTCGTAGCGGCTTGCTGGAAGAACTCCTTGTTCGACTCGCTCCGCAGCGTCCTCAACACTCGCCGGTTATCTCGGCCATCGTCGGTATGGGAGGAGCAGGTAAGACCGCTCTTGCGGTACATGCGGCACACGAAGCTCGTAAGCATGGTTGGTTCCCCGGTGGCATCCTTTTCGCTGATTTGTACGGCTATAGCCCCAGTGGTCCTCAAGAGGCGGGTACTACAGCCGAACACTTGCTGCGTGCCCTGGGGGTAGCGGATGCAGTCATACCGCCGACCTCTCAGGGGAAATTGGATCTCTGGCGGGTTTTCCTGGACCGCCTTGCCGAGAGCGAGAGCCCTCTGCTCATGGTGTTGGACAACGCTGCGGCTGCTGGTCACGTCTCGCCATTGCTTCCCGGTCCGCCCCATCGAGTGATCGTCACGTCCCGTCATAATCTCTCGGCGCTGTCCGCCCATCGTGTGGAACTGACAGCCCTACCTATTGATGAGGCCGTAGAACTCCTGCAGGAGGCACTGCGAGCGACCCACTCTGAGGACAACCGCATCTCGGCTCATCCTGCGGACGCCAAGCGTTTGGCCATGCTGTGCGGACGGTTGCCGTTGGCCTTGCATATCATTGCGGCATTGCTTCGGGATGAGCCAGATCGGCCACTGGGCGACCAGATCGCCGATCTGAGCGATGCCCGAATGCGTATGGAGATTCTTCAGTACGACGACGTCGACGAACAGGGGCGCCCACTCTCAGTGCGTGCTGCTTTCGACTTGTCTTACCGCCAACTGAGTAGTGACAATGGCGAGCTGGCTCGCGCCTTTCGTTTGCTCGCTCTTACTCCTGGGCCGGAAATCTCTACGGAGACTGCCGCAGCGCTACTAGACCGCCCAGCTGTCACAGCGCGGAGACTAATGGTAGGACTTACCCGGGCTCATCTTCTGGAAAAACGGCAGAGTGAGCGCTGGGGTATGCACGACCTGATCCGTATCTATGCTGATGAGCACAGCCGAGCATTGGCTGACCATGATCAGCGTAAAACGGCGATCATGCGTCTCCTCGACCATCTCTTGAGTAGTACTAGGGCTGCGAATTCTTTCCTTGAGGTCGCGACTGATGAGCCTGTGGCAGACCGCTTCGCTGACCGATATGCTGCGGTTTCTTGGCTTGACAATGAGCATGATTGCCTGGTCGCAGCTGTAACCCTCGCGGAGGATGAGGATCTTCTTACCGAAGCCGCTTTGCTTTCTTTGGCTCTAGGCGTCTTCTTGAACTGGCGTCGGCACGTCCAGGACTGGCTATACACCGCTCAGGTGGCTGTCCGGGCAACGGAAGCAACCGGAAACCGACATGGGCTAGCAACTGCGCTAAACAACCTGGGCCTTGTTTTGCGTCACATGCGGCGGTTTGACGAGGCGATCGACGCTCATCGGCAGGCAGTAGCTATTTTCCAAGAGTTGGGCGAGCGACAGCGTGAAGGCGGAGTTCTCCACAACTTGGGCCTGGATCTGCAGGACGCACGACGCTTTGACGAAGCCACCGAAACCTACCAGCAGGCAGTGCAGATCTTCAGAGAAATGGGGGATCAACTTGAGGAACAAAAAGCGTTGGACGCGAGAGGAGTAGCCCTTCAAGGGTTGCGGAATTTCACCGAGGCTGCCCAACTTCACCGCCGCGCGGCATTTGTCTTTCATGAATTCGGGAACCTGCCCAGTGAAGCTAGTGCCCTTACAAATCTAGGCGTCTCGCTAATGGAGTTGTTTCTCTTTGAGGAATCACTCGATGCCCACCATCGAGCTGAAGAAATTTTTGAACATCTCGACGACCAGTATCGCAGGGCCACAGCCCTGGATAACCAAGGAACGGCTCTTCAGGGGCTGCAAGATTTTAGTCGGGCTCTAAACCTTCACCAACAGGCATCAGAGACATTCCGAAGAATCGGCGACCAGCATCGACTGGGCGGATCTTTGGATAACCAAGGAACGGCCCTGTACCGGCTGGGACGTTTCCATGAAGCGCTTCATGTTCACCAGGAAGCTGAGCAGATCTTCGGGAGATTTGGAGATGGACATCGTAGAGCCCGGGCAACCGGAAACTGCGGTGCCAGCCTACTAAAGCTGCAGCGATATGATGAATCCGTTGATACCTACCGCAAGGCCGCCGGCCTCTACAAGGCGGAAGGCGACCCGTATGGAGAGGCCCATGCGATGGGAAACTTGGCTATCGCCCATAATGAAAGATGGCGCTCAGCACTGCGATAG
- the thiC gene encoding phosphomethylpyrimidine synthase ThiC, with protein MTIEDTRTPASSQTDGASVASEGDNSQGEPSLEAGKSIGWHKAYIEGSRPDVRVPVRQVHLTNGQSVTLYDTSGPYTDPTAETDVRRGLLPLRENWIVARGDTEEYAGRPVRPEDDGIKHTSPRGGLRNLDAVFPGRPRQPRRSRDGQAVTQLAYARRGEITPEMEYVAVRENVSPEVVREEIAAGRAVLPANVNHPEIEPMIIGKRFLVKVNANIGNSAVTSSIEEEVEKMTWATRWGADTVMDLSTGRNIHTTREWVLRNSPVPIGTVPLYQALEKVDGKAEELTWEIYKDTVIEQAEQGVDYMTVHAGVRLAYVPLTANRKTGIVSRGGSIMAAWCLAHHKESFLYENFEELCEILAAYDVTYSLGDGLRPGSIADANDEAQFAELRTLGELNRIAKRFHVQTMIEGPGHVPMHKIKENIDLQQEICDEAPFYTLGPLTTDVAPAYDHITSGIGAAMIAWWGTAMLCYVTPKEHLGLPNRDDVKTGVITYKIAAHAADIAKGHPGAQEWDDALSDARFEFRWEDQFNLALDPDTAREFHDETLPAEPAKTAHFCSMCGPKFCSMKISQSITERFGGAAAEGASPEEVAEGMLQKSKEFAAAGNRVYLPIAD; from the coding sequence ATGACCATCGAGGACACACGCACGCCTGCCTCCAGCCAGACGGACGGGGCCTCCGTCGCGTCCGAGGGCGACAACAGCCAGGGTGAACCTTCCCTGGAGGCCGGGAAGTCCATCGGCTGGCACAAGGCGTACATCGAGGGCTCACGCCCCGATGTGCGAGTGCCGGTCCGCCAGGTGCACCTCACCAACGGACAGTCCGTCACCCTGTACGACACCTCCGGCCCGTACACCGATCCGACCGCGGAGACCGACGTCAGGCGGGGGCTGCTCCCCCTGCGCGAGAACTGGATCGTCGCCAGGGGGGACACCGAGGAGTACGCGGGCCGCCCCGTGCGCCCGGAGGACGACGGGATCAAGCACACCTCGCCGCGTGGCGGGCTGCGCAACCTCGACGCGGTGTTCCCGGGGCGGCCGCGCCAGCCCCGCCGGAGCCGCGACGGCCAGGCCGTGACCCAACTCGCGTACGCACGACGCGGGGAGATCACGCCCGAGATGGAGTACGTGGCCGTTCGGGAGAACGTTTCACCTGAGGTCGTCCGTGAGGAGATCGCCGCGGGCCGGGCCGTACTGCCCGCGAACGTCAATCACCCCGAGATCGAGCCGATGATCATCGGCAAGCGGTTCCTGGTGAAGGTCAACGCCAACATCGGGAACTCCGCGGTCACCTCTTCCATCGAGGAGGAGGTCGAGAAGATGACCTGGGCGACCCGCTGGGGCGCCGACACGGTCATGGACCTGTCCACCGGCCGGAACATCCACACCACCCGCGAATGGGTGCTGCGCAACTCCCCCGTCCCCATCGGCACGGTGCCCCTGTACCAGGCGCTCGAGAAGGTCGACGGCAAGGCCGAGGAGCTCACCTGGGAGATCTACAAGGACACCGTCATCGAGCAGGCCGAACAAGGTGTGGACTACATGACGGTCCACGCGGGCGTGCGCCTCGCGTACGTGCCGCTCACCGCGAACCGCAAGACCGGCATCGTCTCGCGCGGTGGCTCGATCATGGCGGCCTGGTGCCTCGCCCATCACAAGGAGTCGTTCCTCTACGAGAACTTCGAGGAACTGTGCGAGATCCTCGCCGCCTACGACGTCACCTACTCCCTCGGTGACGGCCTGCGGCCAGGCTCCATCGCGGACGCCAACGACGAGGCGCAGTTCGCGGAGTTGCGCACGCTCGGGGAGCTCAACCGGATCGCGAAGCGTTTCCACGTACAGACCATGATCGAGGGCCCGGGACATGTCCCGATGCACAAGATCAAGGAGAACATCGACCTGCAGCAGGAGATCTGCGATGAGGCTCCGTTCTATACGCTCGGCCCGCTGACGACGGACGTCGCTCCGGCGTACGACCACATCACCTCGGGCATAGGCGCCGCGATGATCGCATGGTGGGGCACGGCCATGCTCTGCTACGTCACCCCCAAGGAGCACTTGGGACTGCCCAACCGTGACGACGTGAAGACCGGCGTCATCACCTACAAGATCGCGGCCCATGCGGCGGACATCGCCAAGGGACACCCGGGCGCACAGGAGTGGGACGACGCGCTGTCGGACGCCCGCTTCGAGTTCCGCTGGGAGGACCAGTTCAACCTGGCCCTCGACCCCGACACGGCCCGCGAGTTCCACGACGAGACGCTCCCGGCCGAGCCGGCCAAGACGGCTCACTTCTGCTCCATGTGCGGGCCGAAGTTCTGCTCGATGAAGATTAGCCAAAGCATCACAGAGCGGTTCGGGGGTGCGGCGGCCGAGGGGGCGTCTCCCGAGGAGGTCGCGGAGGGGATGCTCCAGAAGTCGAAGGAGTTCGCGGCTGCCGGGAACAGGGTGTACCTGCCGATCGCGGACTAA
- a CDS encoding phage holin family protein has product MMNFLVKTIANAGALAVAVWLVGEITLTGDSTGKKVGTLLLVALVFGLVNAVVKPLVQLLTLPLFILTLGLFTLVVNALMLMLTSWLADVLDLSFHVEGFWTAVLGGLIISIVSWALSLVLPDGD; this is encoded by the coding sequence ATGATGAATTTCCTAGTCAAGACGATCGCCAACGCGGGCGCCCTGGCCGTCGCGGTGTGGCTGGTCGGCGAAATCACGCTGACCGGGGACAGCACGGGCAAGAAGGTCGGCACCCTGCTGCTGGTCGCACTCGTCTTCGGTCTGGTGAACGCGGTGGTCAAGCCGCTGGTGCAACTGCTGACCCTCCCCCTGTTCATCCTGACGCTCGGCCTGTTCACGCTGGTCGTGAACGCCCTGATGCTGATGCTCACCTCGTGGCTGGCCGACGTCCTCGACCTGAGTTTCCACGTGGAGGGCTTCTGGACCGCCGTCCTCGGCGGTCTGATCATCTCGATCGTCTCCTGGGCGCTCTCCCTCGTCCTGCCCGACGGGGACTGA
- a CDS encoding low molecular weight protein-tyrosine-phosphatase: MTYRVCFVCTGNICRSPMAESVFRARIEEAGLGGLVEVDSAGTGGWHEGDAADPRTVSVLESNGYDSVHAARQFQVSWFSRLDLVIALDEGHLKALRRLAPTPADADKVRLLRSYDPAAGDDLDVPDPYYGGMDGFEECLELVEAASPGLLAAVREKVEVGAA; encoded by the coding sequence ATGACGTACCGAGTCTGCTTCGTCTGCACCGGCAACATCTGTCGGTCCCCGATGGCCGAGTCCGTCTTCCGCGCCCGTATAGAGGAGGCGGGACTCGGCGGACTGGTCGAGGTCGACAGCGCGGGCACCGGGGGCTGGCACGAGGGCGACGCCGCCGATCCGCGCACGGTCTCCGTCCTGGAGTCCAACGGCTACGACAGCGTCCACGCGGCCCGGCAGTTCCAGGTCTCGTGGTTCTCCCGCCTCGACCTCGTCATAGCCCTCGACGAAGGCCACCTCAAGGCTCTGCGTCGCCTGGCGCCGACGCCGGCGGACGCGGACAAGGTCCGGCTCCTGCGCTCCTACGACCCCGCCGCCGGAGACGACCTCGACGTTCCGGACCCCTACTACGGGGGCATGGACGGGTTCGAGGAGTGCCTGGAGCTCGTGGAGGCCGCGAGTCCAGGTCTGCTGGCCGCCGTACGCGAGAAGGTGGAGGTAGGGGCCGCATGA
- a CDS encoding IclR family transcriptional regulator — protein MQRAMRLLEAVAEREHGAPAKQLARDAGLALPTAYHLLRTLVHEGYLRREKGLFFLGEAAERLSSSGAQQKRRSTVSEALAHWRDALGVPVYFAIYRDGEIEVMCVADSPSAPAVEEWADFRETGHAHAIGQCLLSQLSEEARRDHLDRYPVQSLTPYTVRDEETLLRRLGRLGRMEPVVEQQEYALGTVCAAIPITVGTTAGTLAISLPAHQAARLMPVARQLQTEIGKLLGTLAISISI, from the coding sequence GTGCAGCGGGCGATGCGGCTGCTGGAGGCCGTCGCCGAGCGGGAACACGGGGCTCCCGCCAAACAGTTGGCCCGGGACGCCGGGCTCGCGCTGCCCACCGCGTACCACCTGCTCCGCACGCTGGTCCACGAGGGCTATCTGCGGCGGGAGAAGGGATTGTTCTTCCTCGGCGAGGCGGCCGAGCGGCTGAGCAGCAGCGGAGCGCAGCAGAAACGTCGCAGCACGGTGAGCGAGGCACTGGCGCACTGGCGGGACGCCCTGGGCGTGCCCGTCTACTTCGCGATCTACCGGGACGGCGAGATCGAGGTCATGTGCGTAGCCGACAGCCCGAGCGCCCCGGCCGTCGAGGAGTGGGCCGACTTCCGCGAGACGGGGCACGCCCACGCCATCGGGCAGTGTCTGCTGTCCCAGCTGAGCGAGGAGGCCCGCCGCGACCACCTGGACCGCTATCCGGTGCAGTCGCTCACCCCGTACACGGTCCGCGACGAGGAGACGCTGCTCCGGCGGCTCGGGCGCCTCGGGCGCATGGAGCCGGTGGTCGAGCAGCAGGAGTACGCCCTCGGGACGGTCTGCGCCGCGATTCCCATCACCGTGGGGACGACTGCCGGGACCCTCGCCATCTCGCTGCCCGCGCACCAGGCGGCCCGGCTGATGCCGGTGGCCCGTCAGTTGCAGACGGAGATCGGAAAGCTACTAGGGACACTCGCGATCTCTATCAGCATCTGA
- a CDS encoding LysR family transcriptional regulator, with protein MDLALLRTFVTVHRAGSFTRAAALLGLSQPAVTSQIRTLERQLGRPLFLRKARGVTPTTIGDELAHKAAPHLDALVEIAETGLDDDSSLRTLHLAGPPEFTAERALPALTALTGDDGQGFALRVSFGNSDEVLEGLAAGHHDLAITTAQPRGALLAAAPLCDEEHVLVAAPRWADVIGPGRPGRKGAHTLEELPLVEVHESLPFITRYWASVFDARPATSGTVVVPDLRAVIACAISGAGLAVVPRYLCASALERGDLVTLLEPAVPPLRTYFLVVRTGTLAMAHIARAHEWLLETSANWS; from the coding sequence ATGGATCTGGCCCTACTGCGGACGTTCGTGACCGTGCACCGGGCCGGTTCCTTCACCCGTGCCGCCGCCCTGCTCGGTCTGTCGCAGCCGGCCGTCACCTCGCAGATACGCACTCTCGAGCGGCAACTCGGCCGCCCGCTCTTCCTGCGCAAGGCCCGGGGGGTGACGCCGACGACCATCGGCGACGAGCTCGCCCACAAGGCTGCCCCGCATCTCGACGCGCTGGTGGAGATCGCCGAGACCGGCCTCGACGACGACTCCTCCTTACGGACCCTCCATCTCGCCGGCCCGCCGGAGTTCACCGCCGAGCGGGCCCTGCCCGCGCTCACCGCCCTGACCGGCGACGACGGCCAGGGGTTCGCGCTGCGGGTCTCCTTCGGAAACTCCGACGAGGTGCTGGAGGGCCTTGCCGCCGGACACCACGACCTGGCCATCACCACCGCCCAGCCGCGTGGTGCCCTGCTCGCAGCGGCCCCCCTCTGCGACGAGGAGCACGTCCTGGTCGCCGCCCCGCGCTGGGCGGACGTGATCGGTCCGGGGAGGCCGGGGCGCAAGGGGGCGCACACGCTGGAGGAGCTTCCCCTCGTCGAGGTACACGAGTCACTGCCCTTCATCACCCGCTACTGGGCCTCGGTCTTCGACGCCCGGCCCGCCACCTCCGGGACCGTCGTCGTCCCGGACCTGCGCGCGGTCATCGCCTGTGCGATCTCGGGCGCGGGGCTGGCCGTGGTCCCCCGCTACCTGTGCGCTTCCGCCCTGGAGCGCGGTGACCTCGTCACGCTTCTCGAACCCGCGGTGCCCCCGTTGCGAACCTATTTCCTGGTGGTCCGTACCGGCACCCTGGCCATGGCGCACATCGCGCGGGCGCACGAGTGGCTGCTGGAGACCTCGGCGAACTGGTCCTGA
- a CDS encoding YibE/F family protein, giving the protein MTTTQQPPPPPSEPPHGHGPGNGRGHGSDGGHGHSHSHSHGPAAPVSQHLRKVIAAVLIPFATAVVVGLVVLWPGGAPGHERTGVGFDRQTQQATVTKVEEVSCSSVNASGDTPTGDTSTAEGSSAQQQANGTCKKATVRIDTGDDKGRTFTEIVQPDQSRQLEQGQEVVVAYEPAAPKDLQYSVTDVNRKLPMALLAGIFALAVVVVGRMRGVMALVALAVSFLVLTLFILPAILQGSNPLVVAVVGASAIMLIALYMCHGLSARTSVAVIGTLISLLLIGVLGSGFIDWAYLTGNTDDNTGLIHGLYPTIDMSGLLLAGVIIGSLGVLDDVTVTQTSAVWELHEANPTMGWRNLYRAGIRIGRDHIASVVNTLVLAYAGAALPLLLLFSIAQSSVGTVANSELVAEEIVRTLVGSIGLVASVPVTTALAALVVSADRPNTAEATSVPAPARGGRGRRRKR; this is encoded by the coding sequence GTGACCACGACGCAGCAGCCCCCGCCTCCGCCCTCCGAGCCGCCCCACGGCCATGGCCCCGGAAACGGCCGTGGGCATGGCTCCGACGGCGGCCACGGCCATTCCCACAGTCATAGCCACGGCCCCGCCGCGCCCGTTTCGCAGCATCTGCGCAAGGTCATCGCGGCGGTGCTGATCCCCTTCGCGACCGCGGTCGTCGTGGGACTCGTCGTGCTCTGGCCCGGCGGCGCCCCGGGGCACGAACGCACGGGGGTGGGCTTCGACCGGCAGACGCAGCAGGCCACCGTCACCAAGGTCGAAGAAGTCAGCTGCTCGTCGGTGAACGCCTCGGGCGACACTCCGACCGGCGACACATCCACCGCCGAGGGCTCGTCCGCCCAGCAGCAGGCGAACGGCACCTGCAAGAAGGCCACGGTCCGGATCGACACCGGTGACGACAAGGGCCGCACGTTCACGGAGATCGTGCAGCCGGACCAGTCACGGCAGTTGGAGCAGGGCCAGGAGGTCGTGGTCGCGTACGAACCGGCCGCGCCCAAGGACCTGCAGTACTCGGTCACCGATGTGAACCGGAAGTTGCCGATGGCGCTGCTCGCCGGGATCTTCGCGCTCGCCGTCGTGGTCGTGGGCCGGATGCGGGGCGTCATGGCCCTCGTGGCGCTGGCCGTCAGCTTCCTGGTGCTGACCCTCTTCATCCTGCCGGCCATCCTGCAGGGCTCGAACCCGCTGGTGGTGGCGGTGGTCGGGGCGAGCGCCATCATGCTCATCGCCCTCTACATGTGCCACGGGCTCTCGGCCCGGACATCCGTGGCGGTGATCGGCACCCTGATCTCGCTGCTGCTGATCGGCGTGCTGGGGTCGGGGTTCATCGACTGGGCCTACCTGACCGGCAACACGGACGACAACACCGGTCTGATCCACGGGCTGTACCCGACGATCGACATGAGCGGTCTGCTGCTGGCGGGCGTCATCATCGGTTCGCTCGGTGTGCTCGACGACGTGACGGTGACCCAGACCTCGGCGGTCTGGGAGCTGCACGAGGCCAATCCGACGATGGGCTGGCGGAACCTGTACCGCGCGGGCATCCGGATCGGCCGCGACCATATCGCGTCGGTGGTCAACACCCTCGTTCTCGCCTACGCCGGTGCCGCGCTGCCGCTGCTGCTGCTCTTCTCGATCGCGCAGAGCAGCGTCGGCACTGTCGCCAACAGCGAGTTGGTCGCCGAGGAGATCGTGCGCACGCTCGTCGGCTCGATCGGCCTGGTGGCCTCGGTGCCGGTGACCACCGCGCTTGCCGCCCTCGTCGTCTCCGCCGACCGTCCGAACACCGCCGAAGCGACGTCCGTGCCCGCTCCGGCCCGTGGCGGAAGGGGCCGTCGGCGCAAGCGCTGA
- a CDS encoding SsgA family sporulation/cell division regulator, producing the protein MRESVQAEVMMSFLVSEELSFRIPVELRYETCDPYAVRLTFHLPGDAPVTWAFGRELLIDGVGRPCGDGDVHIAPADPETFGEVLIRLQVGTDQAMFRVGTAPLVAFLDRTDKLVPLGQERSLADFDALLDEALDRILAEEQSAG; encoded by the coding sequence ATGCGCGAGTCGGTACAGGCAGAGGTCATGATGAGCTTCCTCGTCTCGGAGGAGCTCTCCTTCCGCATTCCGGTGGAGCTGCGTTACGAGACCTGTGATCCCTATGCCGTGCGGCTGACCTTTCACCTGCCCGGAGATGCCCCGGTGACCTGGGCCTTCGGGCGGGAGCTGCTCATCGACGGAGTGGGCCGACCGTGCGGGGACGGAGACGTCCACATCGCGCCCGCCGATCCGGAGACGTTCGGCGAGGTCCTGATCCGGCTTCAGGTGGGAACCGATCAGGCGATGTTCCGGGTCGGCACGGCGCCTCTGGTGGCCTTCCTGGACCGCACGGACAAGCTCGTGCCGCTCGGGCAGGAGCGTTCCCTCGCCGACTTCGACGCACTGCTCGACGAAGCGCTGGACCGCATCCTGGCGGAGGAGCAGAGCGCGGGCTGA